The DNA segment GGAATTCTTCGGTAGTCGGTAATTCGTCCTCTATGCAACGCGCAAATGAAGAACAAATACAACGTTCGCTTACATCGTTTTCAATTAAATACTTATGGCGGCGATTAAAAACGTGAATCGCATTTTGTATGATCTGTCGTAACTCATTATTATTCATCAATAAAGTAGCTCCATTTGAATGTGAAAGGTAAAAGCGATGCGCGACGTATGGTCTGAGATATGCAACAAAAAGCGGCGAACCGAGCGCATCTATGTACGTTTCTTCGCCGCTTTGTCTCTTGCCATAAAGCAGATTGGTTTTTCGTTCGCTTAAAACTCCGCGTTTTTAACGGTGCGCGGGAAGGGAAGCACGTCGCGGATGTTTTGGATTCCCGTGACGTACATAACGAGCCTTTCGAAGCCGATACCGAAGCCTGAGTGCTTCGTTCCGCCGTAGACGCGGAGATTTCTGTACCACCAATAATCCTCTTTTTTGAGACCGAGCTCGTCCATTCTCTTGTCGAGGTAATCGAGCCTTTCTTCTCTTTGGCTTCCGCCGACGAGTTCGCCGATTCCGGGGACGAGAAGGTCCATCGCCGCGACGGTCTTGCCGTCCTCGTTCATACGCATATAGAACGCCTTGATATCTTTCGGATAGTCGGTCAGGAAGATCGGGCGCTTAAAGTGCTTTTCGGTCAGATAACGCTCGTGCTCGGATTGCAGGTCGCATCCCCAGTAGACGGGATACTCGAATTTTTCACCGCATTCTTGCAGGATCTTGATCGCTTCGGTGTACTTGACTTCTTTGAATTTGAGATCGAGCATTTTGTTTAAGCGATTCAAAAGGTCTTTATCGACGAACTTATTCAAAAACTCGATATCCTGCGCGCAACGATCCAAGGTGTAGCGGACGGAGAATTTCAAAAGGTCTTCCACGAGCGCCATATTGTCTTTGAGGTCGGCGAACGCGATTTCCGGCTCGATCATCCAAAACTCCGCGGCGTGGCGCGAGGTGTTGCTGTTTTCGGCGCGGAAGGTGGGACCGAACGTATAGACGTTACTGAACGCCATGCAGAAGGTTTCGACGTTGAGCTGACCGGAGACGGTCAAACTGGTCTTTTTGCCGAAGAAATCTTTGGAATAATCGATCTCGCCCTTATCCGTCCTCGGGACGTCGTTCATATCGAGGGTCGTGATCTGAAACATTTCGCCCGCGCCTTCGCAGTCGCTCGCGGTGACGATCGGCGTGTGGACGTAAATAAATCCGTGATCGGCAAAATAGCGGTGGATCGCCTGCGCGAGGACGGAGCGGATGCGGAAGACCGCGTTAAAGGTGTTCGTCCGCGGGCGGAGATAGGCTTGCTCGCGCAAGAATTCCAAGGACGCCGCTTTCTTTTGGATCGGGAAATCGGGGGTGGAAGCGCCTTCGATGACGATCTCTTTCGCGAGAAGCTCGAAGGGTTGCTTGGCTTCGGGGGTCAAAACGAATTCGCCTTTGACGCGGATCGCCGCGCCTACGTTCTGCTTGACGACCTCGTCGAAATTCGCGAGATTTTCTTTTTCCGCGACGACTTGGAGCTTATTGAAGCAGGTGCCGTCCGAAAGTTCGATGAATTTATCGTTGCGAATGGTTTTGATCCAACCGCAGACGAGGAGTTCTTCGCCCGAAGAAGGGGTATTAAAATACAAATCTTTGATAAAAGTCCTTTTCATACGTCTTACCTCGAAATTATTCTATCACGAAACGCGCGAAGGGGCAAACGATTCTTAGCCCTCTTCTTTGAAGGGAACGAAAGTCAAGCCGAAACTCTCCTCGACGGGGAGAGAAAAGACGATGCCGCGTCCCGGCGTGTCGAGCCCTACGGCCTTCGAGATCTCTTTCATGACGTCCGCGCGGATCTCCTCTTTGACGAGGATGATCGCGACTTCTTTTTCTTCCTGAATGTTCATCGCGAAGAAACGCTTGGCTTTTTCGCCGCCCGTGCCGCGACCCGTCATGATCGTTCCGCCCGTCGCGCCCGAAGCGCGCGCCGCGTCCATGACGAGATCGGCAAATCCTTTATTGACGACGACGACGATCAAACTGCATTGTACTTCTTCCATATCAAACCTCCGCTTCTTCCGCGAAACAGGAGAGGACCCTCTTGTCCGCGATGCTTTGAACGTGCAGGGTAAACGCGACCCCGCCTCCTTTTCCGATGTGAAACCGTTCTTCCAGCGCGCCTTTGACGTCCGGAACGAGCTCCGAATTGACGAGGAACGCGACCAAATCTTTGTTTATATCCCCGATCCCGAGGAGGTTGAGCCACTGCTGCTTCGCCGTTCCGTGTCCGAGCATCGCCACGAATCCGAAAGCGCGGTCGGAAAAATAGGCGCTTACGGCGTCTGCCTTTCCGCGTTCGACGATCGCGACGACCAAACTCAATCTCGTTTTCTTTTCCATAGTTTCTCCTTTAATCGAGGTCGATGATCTCGATTTCTTCGGATTGTTGCTCCGCGATTTCGGCGGGAGCGTTAATCGCGCCGACTTCTTCAAGCGCGGAGGCGGGCTCCGCGGAGAGCTCGGGCAATTCTTCGATCTCTTCCGCAGCAAAGGCGGGGGCGGGGATCCGAGGCGCTTCCGTTTTCTTCTTTTCCGCGAGTTTCGCTCTCAAAGTTACGGTAAGCCCGAGCCCTTGCAGAACGATCAGCGGAGACATCGCGACCATCGCCACGAGCCCATAGGCGTATTTGATGATATCCTCTTCTCCGTTGATCGCGAGACACGCGCCCGCCGCAAGAGGGAGAAGAAAAGTCGCCGTCATCGGCCCGCTCGCGACGCCGCCGCTGTCAAACGCGATCGCCGTGTAACTCTTCGGCGTAAAAAAGGAAAGCAGGATCGCGATGGCGTAGCCGGGGAGGACGAGCCACCAAATGCTGAATCGGAAAAGGATGCGGAGCATCGAAAGCCCGACGGACAGCCCGACGCCGATCATCAAGGTCAAAAGGACGTGCGTCTTTTTGATCGCGCCGCCGCTGATCTTTTCGATCTGATCGTTCAGGACGTGGACGGCGGGTTCCGCCGCAACGATCATAAAACCGATCAGACAGCCGAGCGGAAGAAGGACGTAGCCGTGATTTTCGCCGAGCCGCCTTCCGATCTCTTCGCCCGCCGCGCTGAAACCCGCGTGCGCGCCCGTCATAAAGAGGACGAGCCCGAGATAGGTGTACAGCAAGCCGAAAACGATGCGCCAAAACGCCAAAACGGGCAAATTCTTGTTTGCGGAAAAGCGAAAGATCAGGAAGAAGACGGCGATCGGTCCGATCGCGATCGCCATGTCGCGAAGTTGATTCAGGAAAGTCAGTCCGTAGACCCGAAGAAGAGGACCGGAGAGGATCTCCGTTTCGGCGCGTACCGCCGAAACGTCCGAGAAAAGCCCGAGCAACATAACGGAGAGAAGAGGTCCGATCGACGCGAGCGCGACGAAGCCGAAACTTTCGTCCGTTCCCGTCCTGCCGCCGATCGCGGAAACGCCGACGCCCATCGCGATGACGAACGGAACGGTCATCGGACCGGTCGTTACGCCGCCGCTGTCAAAAGAAAGAGGCAGGAACGCTTCTTTTCCGAGCAAGGTCAAGAGGAGCGCGAGCGCGAAGACGAGGGCGTAAGAGACGATCAAAAGAAGGCGAAGGGAGATCCCGAAGATCACGCGGAGCATCGAAAGCGCCAAAAACACGCCGACGCCGACCGCGACGAGGGCGATCAAAAGCCATTTATTGATCGATGAGGAAAGCCCCGAAGCGAGGACGGAGAGATCGGGTTCGGCGACCGTTATGATCATTCCGATCAAAAGCGCGACGACGATGATCAGGGTAAGATTTCGTGTCTTCGTCGTCGTGGAACCGACCATTTCGCCGATCGGGATCATCGCGACTTCCGCGCCGATCGAGAATAAACTCATTCCCGCGATCACGAGCGCGCAACCGATCAGAAAGGAAAAGAAAAGGCGCAAAGGCAAGGGCGCAAGGGTAAAAGAAAGGATCGCGACGAGGATCGCGATGGGCAGAGTCGAAGCTAAACTTTCTTTTATTTTGGAAAAAATCATACGCCGCCTTTATCAAAACTATTTGTTATTATACCATATATAAAAGGTTCGTGTAAAGAAGGCGCGCCCCCGTGATCGGGAGAAAAAAAAGGAAAAGTCTTGACGAAAAGGGCGAGAACGAGTATACTTCTTTTATTCGGATAGAGGCGCGCGTCTTATGATAAACCGCAAAGCAGGCTCGTTTGCGGCGGGAAAGGAGGACGCGCCGAGGGTGAAAACGAAACCTGTGACCGTTTGATCCCGGGGCGCGAGAGAATATCTCGCGGACTGTCGCCGGAAAGGCGGAGAGCTATCGGACGGGACTTCTTCGGTTTGGCGGGCGGCTCTTCGCGCCGCTTTTTTTATTGAAAAGCGTCTGATCGATCACAATGCGCCGCAAGGCGCGAAAGGAGAAAAATATGGTAGGTACTTTTTGGGCGTTCGTGCCCGCAATCATCGCGATCGTGCTCGCGCTTGTGACGAAGCAGGTTTATCTCTCGCTTTTCGCAGGTATTTTCGCGGGCGCAATGTTCCTCGCGGGCG comes from the Clostridia bacterium genome and includes:
- a CDS encoding P-II family nitrogen regulator is translated as MEEVQCSLIVVVVNKGFADLVMDAARASGATGGTIMTGRGTGGEKAKRFFAMNIQEEKEVAIILVKEEIRADVMKEISKAVGLDTPGRGIVFSLPVEESFGLTFVPFKEEG
- the asnS gene encoding asparagine--tRNA ligase; translation: MKRTFIKDLYFNTPSSGEELLVCGWIKTIRNDKFIELSDGTCFNKLQVVAEKENLANFDEVVKQNVGAAIRVKGEFVLTPEAKQPFELLAKEIVIEGASTPDFPIQKKAASLEFLREQAYLRPRTNTFNAVFRIRSVLAQAIHRYFADHGFIYVHTPIVTASDCEGAGEMFQITTLDMNDVPRTDKGEIDYSKDFFGKKTSLTVSGQLNVETFCMAFSNVYTFGPTFRAENSNTSRHAAEFWMIEPEIAFADLKDNMALVEDLLKFSVRYTLDRCAQDIEFLNKFVDKDLLNRLNKMLDLKFKEVKYTEAIKILQECGEKFEYPVYWGCDLQSEHERYLTEKHFKRPIFLTDYPKDIKAFYMRMNEDGKTVAAMDLLVPGIGELVGGSQREERLDYLDKRMDELGLKKEDYWWYRNLRVYGGTKHSGFGIGFERLVMYVTGIQNIRDVLPFPRTVKNAEF
- a CDS encoding DUF1538 domain-containing protein yields the protein MIFSKIKESLASTLPIAILVAILSFTLAPLPLRLFFSFLIGCALVIAGMSLFSIGAEVAMIPIGEMVGSTTTKTRNLTLIIVVALLIGMIITVAEPDLSVLASGLSSSINKWLLIALVAVGVGVFLALSMLRVIFGISLRLLLIVSYALVFALALLLTLLGKEAFLPLSFDSGGVTTGPMTVPFVIAMGVGVSAIGGRTGTDESFGFVALASIGPLLSVMLLGLFSDVSAVRAETEILSGPLLRVYGLTFLNQLRDMAIAIGPIAVFFLIFRFSANKNLPVLAFWRIVFGLLYTYLGLVLFMTGAHAGFSAAGEEIGRRLGENHGYVLLPLGCLIGFMIVAAEPAVHVLNDQIEKISGGAIKKTHVLLTLMIGVGLSVGLSMLRILFRFSIWWLVLPGYAIAILLSFFTPKSYTAIAFDSGGVASGPMTATFLLPLAAGACLAINGEEDIIKYAYGLVAMVAMSPLIVLQGLGLTVTLRAKLAEKKKTEAPRIPAPAFAAEEIEELPELSAEPASALEEVGAINAPAEIAEQQSEEIEIIDLD